A window of the Pelodiscus sinensis isolate JC-2024 unplaced genomic scaffold, ASM4963464v1 ctg102, whole genome shotgun sequence genome harbors these coding sequences:
- the LOC102460051 gene encoding outer kinetochore KNL1 complex subunit ZWINT, with product MRRRERAELQATGAMDAAVRARELLAQLDEVLAFEGQTREELEAELPAKVLVEHAVDTRKKQKWMCSQLHVVRFLLEFLDQMDPAPFDQKTTETAIRNEMAQAKQQWKELKAGYQQRVEAIEGSVPRVLAQLEKGQHLAQRLKEALARLETQRHQAEEKARDAQERRQKEQKQLVERQQQLAEQVAELRGRVEAQHQELQQLQGELQSQECVASDWREKMERNSALCQLLETLQGIRIVSASGDKVELELTPVPQLLTPDPQMLRVTLCWAEDGCIRVQSHNPFFPSPMPCADIRGTILEIQHSYGKLAQLLAEIQVLQTRFPIDWHPQERLLRFLWPSAIWTLAVEPEYPAGGSVRLLTVQGQRGPSDPSAWKPPQEAPSLCDWLEYLSTLDV from the exons ATGAGAAGGCGCGAGCGAGCGGAGCTGCAAGCCACTGGCGCTATGGACGCCGCCGTCAGGGCCCGGGA GCTTCTGGCTCAGCTGGATGAGGTGCTGGCCTTTGAGGGGCAGACCCGAgaggagctggaggcagagctgccAGCTAAAGTCCTGGTGGAGCATGCAGTG GATACGCGGAAGAAACAGAAGTGGATGTGCAGCCAACTCCATGTGGTCAGATTCCTGCTGGAGTTCTTGGATCAGATGGATCCAGCCCCCTTTGACCAGAAGACCACAGAGACAGCTATTC ggaatGAGATGGCACAAGCCAAGCAGCAGTGGAAGGAACTAAAGGCTGGCTACCAGCAACGGGTAGAAGCCATTGAAGGGTCAGTGCCCCGTGtactggcccagctggagaagggaCAGCACTTGGCACAGCGACTGAAGGAGGCTCTGGCACGACTTGAGACCCAG AGACACCAGGCTGAGGAGAAGGCGAGAGATGCCCAGGAGAGACGGCAGAAGGAGCAG AAGCAGCtggtggagcggcagcagcagctggcagagcagGTGGCTGAGCTGCGGGGCCGGGTGGAAGCTCAgcaccaggagctgcagcagctgcagggggAGCTCCAGAGCCAGGAGTGTGTGGCCAgtgactggagagagaagatggagag GAACTCGGCCCTCTGCCAGCTCTTGGAGACACTCCAGGGGATCCGGATAGTATCAGCCTCTGGTGACAAAGTGGAGCTGGAGCTGACTCCAGTCCCCCAGTTACTGACACCTGACCCCCAGATGCTAAGAGTCACCTTGTGCTGGGCAGAGGATGGGTGCATCAGGGTGCAG AGCCACAACCCTTTCTTCCCGTCTCCCATGCCCTGTGCTGACATCCGGGGCACCATCCTGGAGATACAGCACAGCTATGGCAAGCTGGCCCAGCTCCTGGCTGAGATCCAGGTCCTCCAGACCAg gttccCCATTGACTGGCATCCCCAGGAACGCCTGCTCCGCTTCCTGTGGCCCTCAGCCATCTGGACACTGGCGGTGGAGCCGGAATACCCAGCTGGTGGGAGTGTCCGGCTGCTGACGGTGCAAGGGCAGCGTGGCCCCAGCGACCCCTCAGCGTGGAAG CCCCCCCAGGAGGCACCATCCCTGTGTGACTGGCTGGAATACCTGAGCACGCTGGATGTCTGA
- the LOC102462852 gene encoding metabotropic glutamate receptor 6-like — protein sequence MEAMLYALDQINADPQLLPNLTLGARILDTCSRDTYALEQSLTFVQALIQKDTSDVRCADGRPPLLTRPERVVAVVGASASSVSIMVANVLRLFAIPQISYASTAPELSDNNRYDYFSRVVPPDSYQAQAMVDVVKALGWNYVSTLASEGNYGESGVEAFVQISREAGGVCIAQSIKIPREPKAGEFDKLIKRLMETPNARGIIIFANEDDIKRVLEAARRANLTGHFLWVGSDSWGSKISPILKQEEVAEGAVTILPKRASIDGFDQYFTSRSLENNRRNIWFAEFWEDDFKCKLTRPGTQPAEAARKCTGEERIGRDSTYEQEGKVQFVIDAVYAMAYALHNMHLDLCPGAPGLCDRMDPMDGRTLLHYIRGVNFNGSAGTPVMFNENGDAPGRYDIFQYQLTNTTVPGYKAIGQWTEYLRLNMEEMQWSGGQQEIPSSVCSLPCSPGERKKMVKGVACCWHCELCDGYQYQLDEFTCETCPFDMRPSPNRTACRPTPIVKLEWSSPWAVLPICLAICGILGTTFVVVTFVRHNNTPIVRASGRELSYVLLTGIFLIYSITFLMIAEPGMLVCAARRLFLGLGMALSYSALLTKTNRIYRIFEQGKKSVTPPRFISPTSQLAITFSLSSVQLVGTLAWLGALPPHSVIDYEEQRVPNPEAARGVLKCDMSDLSLICCLGYSLLLMVTCTVYAIKARGVPETFNEAKPIGFTMYTTCIVWLAFVPIFFGTAQSAEKIYIQTTTLTVSMSLSASVSLGMLYVPKVYVIIFHPEQNVAKRKRSFKAAATAVSASTRLSQKGSERQNGADTAQTGK from the exons ATGGAGGCCATGCTCTACGCCCTGGACCAGATCAATGCAGACCCCCAGCTGCTTCCCAACCTGACCTTGGGGGCCCGCATCCTGGACACCTGCTCCCGGGACACCTACGCCCTGGAGCAATCGCTGACCTTCGTCCAGGCCCTGATCCAGAAGGACACATCCGACGTGCGCTGTGCCGATGGCCGGCCCCCGCTCCTCACCCGGCCTGAGCGGGTCGTGGCCGTGGTGGGCGCCTCGGCCAGCTCCGTCTCCATCATGGTGGCCAACGTCCTGCGTCTCTTCGCT ATCCCCCAGATCAGCTATGCCTCCACCGCCCCCGAGCTCAGCGACAACAATCGTTACGACTACTTCTCCCGCGTGGTGCCCCCCGACTCTTACCAGGCCCAGGCCATGGTGGACGTGGTGAAGGCGCTGGGCTGGAACTACGTCTCCACACTGGCCTCTGAGGGCAACTACGGCGAGAGCGGCGTGGAGGCCTTTGTCCAGATCTCCCGGGAGGCCG GAGGCGTCTGCATTGCTCAGTCCATCAAGATCCCACGGGAGCCCAAGGCCGGGGAGTTTGACAAGCTCATCAAGCGGCTGATGGAGACGCCCAACGCCCGCGGCATCATCATCTTCGCCAACGAGGACGACATCAA GCGGGTGCTGGAGGCTGCGCGCCGTGCCAACCTGACGGGTCATTTCCTCTGGGTCGGCTCTGACAGCTGGGGCTCCAAGATCTCGCCCATCCTGAAGCAGGAGGAAGTGGCCGAGGGAGCCGTCACCATCCTGCCCAAGCGGGCGTCCATCGATG GCTTCGACCAGTATTTCACCTCCCGCTCCCTGGAGAACAACCGCCGCAATATCTGGTTTGCTGAGTTCTGGGAGGACGATTTTAAATGTAAACTCACCCGCCCGGGGACGCAGCCCGCGGAGGCAGCTCGGAAATGCACTG GCGAGGAGCGCATCGGGCGGGACTCCACCTACGAGCAGGAGGGGAAGGTGCAGTTTGTGATTGATGCTGTCTATGCCATGGCCTATGCTCTGCACAACATGCACCTGGACCTGTGCCCTGGCGCCCCTGGACTCTGCGACCGGATGGACCCCATGGATGGGCGCACCCTGCTGCACTACATCCGCGGGGTCAACTTCAACG GCAGCGCTGGGACCCCTGTCATGTTCAATGAGAACGGAGATGCCCCAGGGCGCTACGACATCTTCCAGTATCAGCTCACAAACACCACGGTCCCCGGGTACAAAGCCATTGGGCAGTGGACAGAATATCTGCGCCTGAAC ATGGAGGAGATGCAGTGGTCTGGGGGCCAGCAGGAGATCCCCTCATCTGTCTGCAGCCTGCCCTGCAGCCCGGGCGAACGGAAGAAGATGGTGAAGGGTGTggcctgctgctggcactgcGAGCTCTGCGACGGCTACCAGTACCAGCTGGACGAGTTCACCTGCGAGACCTGCCCTTTCGACATGCGCCCCAGCCCCAACCGCACGGCCTGCCGACCCACGCCCATCGTCAAGCTGGAGTGGAGCTCGCCCTGGGCCGTGCTGCCCATCTGCCTGGCCATCTGTGGCATCCTAGGCACCACATTCGTGGTGGTCACCTTCGTGCGCCACAACAACACGCCCATTGTCCGGGCCTCGGGGCGGGAGCTGAGCTATGTGCTGCTGACAGGCATCTTCCTGATCTACTCCATCACCTTCCTCATGATCGCCGAGCCGGGCATGCTGGTGTGCGCTGCCCGGCGCCTCTTCCTGGGGCTGGGCATGGCCCTCAGCTACTCGGCCCTGCTCACCAAGACCAACCGCATCTACCGCATCTTCGAGCAGGGCAAGAAGTCGGTGACACCACCCCGGTTCATCAGTCCCACCTCCCAACTGGCCATCACCTTCAGCCTGAGCTCGGTGCAGCTGGTGGGGACgctggcctggctgggggccctcccgccccacagcgTCATCGACTACGAGGAGCAGCGGGTCCCCAACCCCGAGGCAGCCCGGGGGGTGCTCAAGTGTGACATGTCCGACCTGTCACTCATCTGCTGCTTGGGCTACAGCCTGCTGCTCATGGTCACCTGCACTGTCTACGCCATCAAGGCCCGGGGCGTGCCTGAGACCTTCAACGAAGCCAAGCCCATTGGCTTCACCATGTACACCACCTGCATCGTCTGGCTGGCCTTCGTGCCCATCTTCTTCGGCACTGCCCAGTCCGCAGAGAAG atcTACATCCAGACAACGACACTGACGGTGTCCATGAGCCtcagtgcctcggtttccctgggaATGCTCTACGTGCCCAAGGTCTACGTCATCATCTTCCATCCCGAACAGAACGTGGCCAAGCGCAAGCGcagcttcaaagcagcagccacGGCCGTCAGCGCCTCCACCCGCCTCTCGCAGAAGGGCAGCGAGCGCCAGAATGGGGCTGACACTGCCCAGACGGGCAAATAG
- the ABT1 gene encoding activator of basal transcription 1 translates to MPEEPQELPGAEKGSPPPGAEQGSPPPGAKQGAAEQGSLLLGAEQGAAERGSPPPGAEQGAAEQTPPDTAAPPQGKKIVPGILYLGHIPPRFRPRHVRNLLSVHGEVGRIFLQPEERFVRRRKKKAGAKAKNYTEGWVEFRDKRVAKLVAASLHNTPMGTRRRSRFHYDLWNIKYLHRFKWPHLSERLAYERQVRHQRLRAEISQAKRETNFYLRSVETSQRFARRAAAAPAGEEEKSWGFVQRPTEEEIQLRKAGGGGRRLRGQLARAQEIQLKSQTSRSLLAKIFNAADTASERAPGGPELQ, encoded by the exons ATGCCGGAGGAGCCACAGGAGTTGCCAGGAGCCGAGAAAGGGAGCCCCCCTCCAGGGGCTGAGCAGGGGAGCCCCCCTCCGGGGGCCAAGCAGGGAGCAGCTGAGCAGGGGAGCCTCCTTCTGGGGGCCGAGCAGGGGGCAGCTGAGCGGGGGAGCCCCCCTCCAGGGGCCGAGCAGGGGGCAGCCGAGCAAACCCCACCAGacactgctgcccccccccagggtaAGAAGATCGTGCCAGGCATCCTGTACCTGGGACACATCCCGCCCCGCTTCCGGCCCCGGCACGTCCGCAACCTGCTCAGCGTCCATGGGGAGGTCGGGCGCATCTTCCTGCAGCCTGAag AGCGGTTTGTCCGGCGGAGGAAGAAGAAAGCCGGTGCCAAGGCCAAGAACTACACAGAGGGCTGGGTGGAATTCAGAGACAAGCGTGTGGCCAAGCTCGTGGCCGCCAGCCTGCACAACACGCCCATGGGCACCCGCCGGAGGAGCCGCTTCCACTACGACCTGTGGAACATCAAG TACCTACACCGCTTCAAGTGGCCCCACCTGAGCGAGCGGCTGGCCTACGAGCGCCAGGTCCGGCATCAGCGCCTGCGGGCCGAGATTTCCCAGGCCAAGCGCGAGACCAACTTCTACCTGCGCAGCGTGGAGACCAGCCAGCGCTTCGcccgccgcgccgccgccgcccctgccggggaagaggagaagagctGGGGCTTCGTCCAGCGCCCCACGGAGGAGGAGATCCAGCTGCGCAaggcgggcgggggcgggcggcGGTTGCGCGGGCAGCTGGCCAGGGCCCAGGAGATCCAGCTGAAATCCCAGACCAgccgctccctgctggccaagATCTTCAACGCTGCGGACACTGCCTCCGAGAGAGCCCCGGGGGGGCCGGAGCTGCAGTGA
- the LOC142826406 gene encoding lysozyme C, milk isozyme-like isoform X2 has product MGLLGLLTLLACLSPGGRAKIFTRCELAQVLKDGGMDGYEGYSLANWVCLAFYESGFDTAAVGTNPDGSADYGIFQINSGWWCQDAQGASENLCHVHCQDLLNPDIQDDISCAKRVVQDPLGMESWNDWKNHCEKQDLTEWVQGCGV; this is encoded by the exons ATGGGGCTGTTGGGGCTGCTGACCCTGTTGGCCTGCCTGAGCCCCGGGGGCCGCGCCAAGATCTTCACCCGCTGTGAGCTGGCGCAGGTGCTGAAGGACGGCGGGATGGACGGCTACGAGGGGTACAGCCTGGCCAACT GGGTCTGCCTGGCGTTTTACGAGAGCGGCTTCGACACGGCGGCCGTGGGGACCAACCCAGACGGCAGCGCCGACTACGGCATCTTCCAGATCAACAGCGGCTGGTGGTGCCAGGACGCCCAGGGCGCCTCGGAGAACCTCTGCCACGTGCACTGCCAGG ACTTGCTGAACCCTGACATCCAAGATGACATCAGCTGTGCCAAGCGCGTGGTGCAGGACCCGCTGGGCATGGAGTCTTG gAATGACTGGAAGAACCACTGCGAGAAGCAGGACCTGACGGAGTGGGTGCAGGGATGTGGCGTGTGA
- the LOC142826406 gene encoding lysozyme C, milk isozyme-like isoform X1, with the protein MERTRSTRPSPAPWRTAAPHVRSCYALTGSPLWQRNAGLGAIAGRVLPAGACPLAPPSSLARRPAGMGLLGLLTLLACLSPGGRAKIFTRCELAQVLKDGGMDGYEGYSLANWVCLAFYESGFDTAAVGTNPDGSADYGIFQINSGWWCQDAQGASENLCHVHCQDLLNPDIQDDISCAKRVVQDPLGMESWNDWKNHCEKQDLTEWVQGCGV; encoded by the exons ATGGAGAGAACCCGGAGCACCAGGCCATCGCCAGCACCATGGCGCACTGCGGCACCCCACGTCCGGAGCTGCTATGCACTGACGGGTTCTCCACTCTGGCAGAGAAATGCTGGGCTGGGGGCAATTGCTGGAAGAG tgctgccGGCCGGAGCCTGTCCCCTagcgccccccagctcccttgcCCGGCGCCCGGCAGGCATGGGGCTGTTGGGGCTGCTGACCCTGTTGGCCTGCCTGAGCCCCGGGGGCCGCGCCAAGATCTTCACCCGCTGTGAGCTGGCGCAGGTGCTGAAGGACGGCGGGATGGACGGCTACGAGGGGTACAGCCTGGCCAACT GGGTCTGCCTGGCGTTTTACGAGAGCGGCTTCGACACGGCGGCCGTGGGGACCAACCCAGACGGCAGCGCCGACTACGGCATCTTCCAGATCAACAGCGGCTGGTGGTGCCAGGACGCCCAGGGCGCCTCGGAGAACCTCTGCCACGTGCACTGCCAGG ACTTGCTGAACCCTGACATCCAAGATGACATCAGCTGTGCCAAGCGCGTGGTGCAGGACCCGCTGGGCATGGAGTCTTG gAATGACTGGAAGAACCACTGCGAGAAGCAGGACCTGACGGAGTGGGTGCAGGGATGTGGCGTGTGA